CCGATACGAATAGGAATTCGTTTCGGTTTGGCTTTCTCGACTACTTTCAACACATTTTCCATGCTGCCGATATTGCCGGGGTTTATCCGCAAACCGTCAACGCCGCTGTCAATTGCATCCAGGGCCAAGCGGTAATCAAAGTGAATATCGGCTACCAACGGCACGCCGGTTTGCGCTTTGACCTGCTTCAACGCGAGCGCGCTCGCCCGATTCGGCACCGCCAAACGCACAATGTCACAACCGGCATCCGCAAGTTCATTGATTTGCTTTACCGCCTCTGTGATGTCCGTCGGGGTGAACGTCGACATCGATTGAATAGATACCGGTGCATCCCCGCCGATCGCTACTTGTCCTATATGAATTTGTCTTGTTTTTCTTCGTGTCATCCTATCACTTCATGTCATTTCAAAAATCGTAAGATATCGTTACTCGTCGCATAAATAAAAAGTGCGCCCAAAAGAAACAGTCCCGTCATCTGAATATAGTACAGGTATTTTGGTGGTAATTTTTTACCGATAATACCCTCTACCACAATCAGCAATAAATGGCCACCATCCAACAGAGGCACGGGCAATAAATTAAGCAGGCCCAAGTTAAGGCTCAATACGGCGGTAAACATCAATAAATTGGCAAACCCGGTACGCGCAATGTTTCCTGCCATTTGCGCTATACCGACAGGTCCTGCCAATTCGCTGCCGGAAACTTTCCCGGTAATCAGCTGACCGATGCCTTTCCACATCTGCGCTGTTAAGTTCCATGAACGTTCTGCACCGTACTGAACGGATTCGAACAAGCCTACCGGCCGCGTTTCAATGACGGGAAGGATACCGAGTACTACACGTCCGTTATCGCTTCCGGGGATCACTTGTAACGTCAGCGGTTCATGGTTACGTTCAACTCGTAACGTAACCACTTGTCCGCCCCATTTTTGCATATGGGGAGAAATCTCATTCCATTGCCGGATTGGCTCCCCCTGAATCGCTACAATGCGATCGCCGAGCGCTAATTGATGACTTGATGCAGGCGCCTGTGTAAGAACTTCACCGATGATCGGTTCATCACTCGGTGTAGAAACGCCGTACGCGCTAAACAGACCACTGATCAAAATAATGGCCAGAATAAAGTTCATAGCTGCACCGGCCACGATCACGATGAAACGTTTCCAAGCCGGTTTATATACGAAGGCGCGACGCGGATCGACTTGATCCTCCTCGACCTGCTCTTCCGTCATGCCTGCAATACGATTAAATCCCCCGAGAGGAACAGATCGTAAAGAGTACGTTGTTTCTCCCACACGCTTTGACCACAACTTGCTGCCGAAACCGACCGCAAACTCATCCACTCGCATGCCTGTCAATTTAGCCGTAATAAAGTGTCCCCACTCATGCACAAGAACAATCACGCCAAATACAAAAATGGTCGCGATAATAGTCAGCAAAGTATTCCTCCGTTATTTCGATAATGTCGCAATAAATCCCGTCACTCGCTTGCGAATGGCCCGATCTGCCGCCACAATGTCTTGCCAATCACGCAATGGTGTCGGCGTATGAGTTACGACCATTTCTTCCGTCACGGTAAAAAGATCTGTAAACGAAATTTTACCTGCAATAAACGCCTTCACTGCTTCTTCATTGGCCGCGTTATAAACTAATGTCGCCGATTGGCCCATGTGCCCTGCCTGATACGCCAGCGGCAGGGAGCGAAAAACATCTGTTGCCGGCGGCTCAAATTCCAGTGTACGCTCCGTATCCCAATCCAGCGGAGAATTATTGATCGTCCATCGCTCGGGATACGAAAACGCCAGCTGAATCGGCAATTTCATATCCGGAACACCCAGCTGAGCAAGCACACCGCCATCCCGCAAACGAATCATCGAGTGAACAATACTCTGCGGATGTACAACAACTTCTATTTTATCATAGTCGACGGCAAATAAATGATGGGCTTCGATAACTTCCAACCCCTTATTAAATAAGGACGCGGAATCAATCGTTATTTTTTGTCCCATCTGCCATGTCGGATGCTTTAAACAATCGGCAACGGTTACATTGGCAAGTTGCGCCGCACTATAGCCACGGAAAGGTCCTCCCGAAGCCGTCAATATGACATTTGCCAACGCGTCTTTGGGAACTGCCTGTAAACATTGAAAAATCGCGCTATGTTCACTGTCTACAGGATAAATGGTAACATCTGCCTCTACTGCTTTGCGGTTAACCAGATCGCCGGCGGCTACCATCGTTTCCTTATTCGCAAGAGCAATAACTTTGTGTGCATCAATCGCAGCTAACGTAGGCGCGATCCCAATAGCGCCCGAAATGGCTACCAAAACGATTTCGGCATTAGCTGCCGCAGCAGCTGCTGTTAACGCTTCCGGTCCGACAATAATTTTTGTCGGACCGGTATAAGTAGCTCGCAGCTGCTTCCCGGCTTCCCTATCCGTTACCGCAACCAGTTCAGGATGAAACTCCTCGATCTGCTGCCGCAATAAATCAGTGTTACGATGAGCCACCAATACGGTGGCCTGCAATTTATCCGAATGCTCACGAATAACTTCTAAAGCTTGCGTACCTATC
The Negativicoccus succinicivorans DNA segment above includes these coding regions:
- the rseP gene encoding RIP metalloprotease RseP codes for the protein MLTIIATIFVFGVIVLVHEWGHFITAKLTGMRVDEFAVGFGSKLWSKRVGETTYSLRSVPLGGFNRIAGMTEEQVEEDQVDPRRAFVYKPAWKRFIVIVAGAAMNFILAIILISGLFSAYGVSTPSDEPIIGEVLTQAPASSHQLALGDRIVAIQGEPIRQWNEISPHMQKWGGQVVTLRVERNHEPLTLQVIPGSDNGRVVLGILPVIETRPVGLFESVQYGAERSWNLTAQMWKGIGQLITGKVSGSELAGPVGIAQMAGNIARTGFANLLMFTAVLSLNLGLLNLLPVPLLDGGHLLLIVVEGIIGKKLPPKYLYYIQMTGLFLLGALFIYATSNDILRFLK
- the dxr gene encoding 1-deoxy-D-xylulose-5-phosphate reductoisomerase; the protein is MKKIAVLGSTGSIGTQALEVIREHSDKLQATVLVAHRNTDLLRQQIEEFHPELVAVTDREAGKQLRATYTGPTKIIVGPEALTAAAAAANAEIVLVAISGAIGIAPTLAAIDAHKVIALANKETMVAAGDLVNRKAVEADVTIYPVDSEHSAIFQCLQAVPKDALANVILTASGGPFRGYSAAQLANVTVADCLKHPTWQMGQKITIDSASLFNKGLEVIEAHHLFAVDYDKIEVVVHPQSIVHSMIRLRDGGVLAQLGVPDMKLPIQLAFSYPERWTINNSPLDWDTERTLEFEPPATDVFRSLPLAYQAGHMGQSATLVYNAANEEAVKAFIAGKISFTDLFTVTEEMVVTHTPTPLRDWQDIVAADRAIRKRVTGFIATLSK